The following proteins are encoded in a genomic region of Pseudodesulfovibrio mercurii:
- a CDS encoding substrate-binding periplasmic protein: protein MFRLSVPLPALLAPLRPSLASAFAAMLLAVLAVLAVPGAVRAGGPVILVTDEYPPYVITRGERPGLLTEVVRAAFARVGVETEILYRPWRRCALMVREGEAFAAYPYGRTDARAAYALFSDPIWTCRNVFFYLKGRLGAFDFTSLDDLRGRLIAGTSGHYYEEIFKEKGLMVDYAPGEASGVRRLWELRATLFAEDELVGWTLINRIFPSQADRFASTPTPWNLNPQHLMVSRAYPGAEALLVRFDKGLAAIRGDGTYDRLVREYCGPAHRLLEGPGVKIP, encoded by the coding sequence ATGTTCCGGTTATCCGTCCCCCTTCCCGCGCTCCTCGCCCCGCTCCGGCCGTCCCTCGCGTCCGCGTTCGCGGCCATGCTCCTCGCGGTCCTCGCCGTGCTCGCGGTCCCCGGCGCGGTCCGGGCCGGGGGGCCGGTCATCCTGGTGACCGACGAATACCCGCCCTACGTCATAACCAGGGGGGAACGCCCCGGCCTGCTGACCGAGGTCGTCCGGGCCGCCTTCGCCCGTGTCGGGGTGGAGACCGAAATCCTGTACCGCCCCTGGCGTCGCTGCGCCCTGATGGTCCGCGAGGGCGAGGCCTTCGCGGCCTACCCCTACGGCCGCACGGACGCGCGCGCGGCCTACGCCCTGTTCAGCGACCCCATCTGGACCTGCCGCAACGTCTTCTTCTACCTCAAGGGGCGGCTCGGCGCCTTCGACTTCACCTCGCTGGACGATCTGCGCGGCCGCCTCATCGCCGGGACATCGGGCCATTATTACGAGGAAATCTTCAAGGAAAAAGGGCTGATGGTGGACTATGCGCCGGGCGAGGCATCGGGCGTGCGCCGGCTCTGGGAGCTGCGCGCCACCCTGTTCGCCGAGGACGAACTGGTGGGCTGGACCCTGATCAACCGCATCTTCCCCTCCCAGGCCGACCGTTTCGCCTCCACCCCCACGCCGTGGAATCTCAACCCGCAGCACCTCATGGTCTCCAGGGCCTACCCCGGCGCGGAGGCGCTCCTGGTTCGCTTCGACAAGGGGCTGGCGGCCATCCGAGGGGACGGGACCTACGACCGGCTGGTCCGGGAATACTGCGGCCCGGCCCACCGCCTGCTTGAGGGGCCCGGGGTGAAAATCCCCTAG
- a CDS encoding MFS transporter, producing MYYRAPMSIDSHADRPAARPASGPPPRTPVRALVSWALYDWANSGFAALVQTFVFAAYFARAVAENETLGTAWWGNMMGVAGLVIGLGGPLLGAVADRAGRRKPWLAAFTALCIAATALLWCVRPDPVWVWPALLLAGIGTIGSEYAMIFYNAMLPDLADKARIGRWSGWGWGLGYAGGLVLLILALYGLVQPPGWFGIPREEALNVRAVMPLTALWYLVFCLPLFLFTPDAPSARLPLGRAVAGAVTQLRGSLRDLRNHRHIALFLLARMFYNDGLTTMFAFGGIYAAAAFGMDSSEVIVFGIGLNVTAGLGAASFAWLDDRVGPRRTILLSLIGLTVPGAAILVVKSKTLFWIFGLAIGIFVGPVQASSRSWLAHAAPAEARTQMFGLMALSGKLTSFLGPFLVGWLTLATGSQRLGMSAVVGLFVIGLAGMLFVPEATRDRA from the coding sequence ATGTATTACCGTGCCCCCATGTCCATCGACAGCCATGCCGATCGCCCCGCCGCACGCCCCGCAAGCGGCCCCCCGCCGCGCACCCCGGTCCGGGCCCTGGTCTCCTGGGCCCTGTACGACTGGGCCAACTCCGGGTTCGCCGCTCTGGTCCAGACCTTCGTCTTCGCGGCCTATTTCGCCAGGGCCGTGGCCGAAAACGAGACCCTGGGCACGGCCTGGTGGGGGAACATGATGGGCGTGGCCGGGCTGGTCATCGGCCTGGGCGGCCCCCTGCTCGGGGCCGTGGCCGACCGCGCCGGGCGGCGCAAGCCGTGGCTGGCCGCCTTCACCGCCCTGTGCATCGCGGCCACGGCGCTGCTGTGGTGCGTCCGGCCGGACCCGGTCTGGGTCTGGCCCGCCCTGCTCCTGGCCGGGATCGGGACCATCGGCAGCGAGTACGCCATGATCTTCTACAACGCCATGCTCCCGGACCTGGCCGACAAGGCGCGCATCGGCCGCTGGTCGGGCTGGGGCTGGGGGCTGGGCTACGCGGGCGGCCTGGTCCTGCTCATCCTGGCCCTGTACGGCCTGGTCCAGCCGCCGGGCTGGTTCGGCATCCCGCGCGAGGAGGCCCTGAACGTGCGCGCGGTCATGCCCCTTACCGCCCTGTGGTACCTGGTCTTCTGTCTGCCGCTCTTCCTGTTCACCCCGGACGCGCCGTCCGCGCGCCTCCCGCTGGGCCGGGCCGTGGCCGGGGCCGTGACCCAGCTGCGCGGCTCCCTCCGGGACCTGCGCAACCACCGGCACATAGCCCTGTTCCTGCTGGCGCGCATGTTCTACAACGACGGGCTGACGACCATGTTCGCCTTCGGCGGCATCTACGCGGCCGCCGCCTTCGGCATGGATTCGAGCGAGGTCATCGTCTTCGGCATCGGCCTGAACGTCACGGCCGGGCTGGGCGCGGCCTCCTTCGCCTGGCTGGACGACCGGGTCGGGCCGAGGCGGACCATCCTCCTGTCCCTGATCGGGCTGACCGTGCCGGGCGCGGCCATCCTGGTGGTGAAAAGCAAGACCCTGTTCTGGATTTTCGGGCTGGCCATCGGTATATTCGTGGGGCCGGTCCAGGCGTCGAGCCGGTCCTGGCTGGCCCACGCGGCCCCGGCCGAGGCGCGCACCCAGATGTTCGGGCTCATGGCCCTGTCGGGCAAGCTGACCTCGTTCCTCGGGCCGTTCCTGGTGGGCTGGCTGACCCTGGCCACGGGCAGCCAGCGGCTGGGCATGTCCGCCGTGGTCGGGCTGTTCGTCATCGGGCTCGCGGGCATGCTCTTCGTGCCCGAGGCGACCCGCGACCGGGCGTGA
- the amrA gene encoding AmmeMemoRadiSam system protein A, producing the protein MSDFRFELTDGEKGYLKELVVQSIASGLGLGDGPSGPPAPPSDKLREHLGAFVTLKLHGRLRGCIGNVQGSGELYRTVWEMARSAAFRDPRFPALTEDEFPELEYEISILSPIEPCPDPALVEVGRHGLIMSRGMQSGLLLPQVPVEWHWNRETFLAQTCLKAGLPSNAWRDPDTSIFWFEAEVF; encoded by the coding sequence ATGTCGGATTTCCGTTTCGAGTTGACCGACGGGGAAAAAGGATATCTCAAGGAGCTGGTGGTCCAGTCCATCGCCTCTGGCCTGGGCCTGGGCGACGGCCCGTCCGGACCGCCCGCGCCGCCTTCCGACAAGCTGCGCGAGCACCTGGGCGCCTTCGTCACCCTCAAGCTCCACGGCCGGCTGCGCGGCTGCATCGGCAACGTCCAGGGATCGGGCGAACTGTACCGCACGGTCTGGGAGATGGCCCGGTCCGCCGCCTTCCGCGACCCGCGCTTCCCGGCCCTGACCGAGGACGAGTTCCCCGAGCTGGAATACGAAATCTCCATCCTCAGCCCCATCGAGCCGTGCCCGGACCCGGCCCTGGTGGAGGTCGGCCGCCACGGCCTGATCATGAGCCGGGGCATGCAGTCCGGCCTGCTCCTGCCCCAGGTGCCGGTGGAGTGGCACTGGAACCGCGAGACCTTCCTGGCCCAGACCTGCCTCAAGGCCGGTCTGCCGTCCAACGCCTGGCGGGACCCGGACACGTCGATCTTCTGGTTCGAGGCCGAGGTCTTCTAG
- a CDS encoding flagellar brake protein, which translates to MPDKAQKETTASIAPAETKVLTMPGVQLRVSLGKDVVIRVPGADHSYRGRIVGFDPYDYLIASVRLPGRIRRQLALGGQMIVKYIHQGTIYGFRTTAYNTVTSPTSLVFFAYPSVIEKVELRRDTRTECNIDGALQAENGEYECLIVNISATGCKVSVRARARDPIARLKVGDTLVAIVNLGTEGTLKLPIVVRNIQREQGLHTIGAMFLDLNEAEEERIGNYLKRMRRLTRQPTGPAT; encoded by the coding sequence ATGCCCGACAAGGCCCAAAAAGAGACGACCGCCAGCATCGCCCCCGCAGAGACCAAGGTCCTGACCATGCCGGGCGTGCAGCTGCGCGTCTCCCTGGGCAAGGATGTGGTCATCCGCGTGCCGGGTGCGGACCACTCCTACCGGGGCCGCATCGTGGGCTTCGACCCCTACGACTACCTCATCGCCTCGGTCCGGCTGCCCGGCCGCATCCGCAGGCAGCTGGCCCTGGGCGGCCAGATGATCGTCAAGTACATCCACCAGGGCACGATCTACGGATTCCGGACCACCGCGTACAACACCGTCACCTCGCCCACCTCCCTGGTCTTCTTCGCCTATCCGTCGGTCATCGAAAAAGTGGAGCTGCGCCGCGACACCCGGACCGAGTGCAACATCGACGGGGCGCTCCAGGCCGAGAACGGCGAGTACGAATGCCTGATCGTCAACATCAGCGCCACCGGGTGCAAGGTCTCGGTCCGCGCCCGGGCGCGGGACCCCATCGCCCGGCTCAAGGTGGGCGACACCCTGGTGGCCATCGTCAACCTGGGCACCGAGGGCACCCTCAAGCTGCCCATCGTGGTCCGCAACATCCAACGGGAACAGGGCCTGCACACCATCGGGGCCATGTTCCTCGACCTGAACGAGGCGGAAGAGGAACGTATAGGCAACTACCTGAAGAGAATGCGCAGACTGACGCGCCAACCGACCGGACCTGCGACATGA
- a CDS encoding HD-GYP domain-containing protein, which yields MIKKIPIEELKPGMEVVRVADDLWHHLPYLYAEPGIIESEEEVARLRELGYRETFVATDEAAGKTDEAHLEQLLAEPRLDRERPVRTPFGEAISSAMVTYEDAMAHAMQIVQDAKLGRKMDFATSLETASAIVESAVSNPDTLVCLAKLSEFDDYTYTHCINVAAISVVFGEYIGMSREELVLLGVAGMMHDLGKTTVPARIINKPGPLTRPERDEVRRHPEYGCDILQRNSDIPAKVLRAVMHHHERHNGSGYPAGMTRKDIPAFARILSLADVYDALTSDRCYKNAILPNKALGIMYGMRDQDFDPTEVQLFIKCLGIFPAGSFVRLNTGEYALVFETNSREPLNPKIRIIMDREMKPIRTRDVDLTAPDGGDGPIEILECADPSAYRKNLMNYLTAR from the coding sequence ATGATCAAAAAAATCCCCATCGAAGAGCTCAAGCCCGGCATGGAAGTGGTCCGTGTGGCCGACGACCTCTGGCACCACCTGCCCTACCTGTACGCCGAACCCGGCATCATCGAATCCGAGGAGGAGGTGGCCCGGCTCAGGGAGCTGGGCTACCGGGAAACCTTCGTGGCCACGGACGAGGCCGCGGGCAAGACCGACGAGGCCCACCTGGAACAGCTCCTGGCCGAACCCAGGCTTGACCGCGAACGGCCCGTGCGCACCCCCTTCGGGGAGGCCATCTCCTCGGCCATGGTCACCTACGAGGACGCCATGGCCCACGCCATGCAGATCGTCCAGGACGCCAAGCTCGGTCGCAAGATGGACTTCGCCACCTCGCTGGAGACGGCCAGCGCCATCGTGGAGTCGGCCGTGTCGAACCCGGACACCCTGGTCTGCCTGGCCAAGCTGTCCGAGTTCGACGACTACACCTACACCCACTGCATCAACGTGGCCGCCATCAGCGTGGTCTTCGGCGAGTATATCGGCATGTCCCGCGAGGAGCTGGTCCTGCTCGGCGTGGCCGGGATGATGCACGACCTGGGCAAGACCACGGTCCCGGCCCGGATCATCAACAAGCCCGGCCCCCTGACCCGGCCCGAGCGCGACGAGGTCCGCCGCCACCCCGAGTACGGCTGCGACATCCTCCAGCGCAACAGCGACATCCCGGCCAAGGTCCTGCGCGCGGTCATGCACCATCACGAGCGGCACAACGGCTCGGGCTACCCCGCCGGAATGACCCGCAAGGACATCCCGGCCTTCGCCCGCATCCTCAGCCTGGCCGACGTGTACGACGCCCTGACCTCGGACCGCTGCTACAAGAACGCCATCCTGCCCAACAAGGCTCTGGGCATCATGTACGGCATGCGCGACCAGGACTTCGACCCCACCGAGGTCCAGCTGTTCATCAAGTGCCTGGGCATCTTCCCGGCGGGCAGCTTCGTGCGCCTGAACACCGGCGAGTACGCCCTGGTCTTCGAGACCAACTCGCGCGAGCCGCTGAACCCGAAGATCCGGATCATAATGGACCGCGAGATGAAGCCCATCCGCACCCGTGACGTGGACCTGACCGCCCCGGACGGGGGGGACGGGCCCATCGAGATCCTGGAATGCGCCGATCCCTCGGCCTACCGCAAGAA